In Nerophis lumbriciformis linkage group LG12, RoL_Nlum_v2.1, whole genome shotgun sequence, a single genomic region encodes these proteins:
- the cox7c gene encoding cytochrome c oxidase subunit 7C, mitochondrial: MFGQAVRRFTTSAVRASHYGEGPGQNLPFSVENKWRLLGMMVLFFGSGFAFPFIIVRHQLLKK, encoded by the exons ATGTTCGGGCAAGCTGTTAGGCGATTCACAACGTCTGCTGTTCGTGCTTCACATTATGGCGAAGGACCAGGACAG AACCTTCCGTTTTCCGTGGAGAACAAGTGGCGTCTACTGGGCATGATGGTGTTGTTCTTCGGCAGCGGCTTTGCGTTCCCCTTCATCATCGTCAGACATCAGCTCCTGAAGAAGTAA